One window of the Lysobacter sp. S4-A87 genome contains the following:
- a CDS encoding GNAT family N-acetyltransferase: MTPAEPVVLRQATVADATAISALVCDLTQRWIAADCTPDGAARLLQMLAPGPTATRLGEGYRYVVAQRGQSLVGVAALRLPAHLFHLFVADDAQRQGLARRMWRTVQAWVDGPSPITVNASRHALAVYRKFGFEAIAGEVSEHGIVFTPMEWRPDGEV; encoded by the coding sequence ATGACGCCGGCTGAGCCGGTCGTCCTGCGCCAGGCCACGGTCGCGGATGCCACCGCGATCAGCGCGCTCGTCTGCGATCTGACGCAGCGCTGGATCGCGGCGGACTGCACGCCTGACGGCGCGGCGAGGCTGCTGCAGATGCTCGCGCCCGGGCCCACGGCCACACGGCTGGGTGAGGGCTATCGCTATGTCGTGGCGCAGCGCGGCCAGTCCCTGGTCGGCGTTGCCGCGTTGCGGCTGCCTGCTCATCTGTTCCATCTTTTCGTCGCCGATGACGCCCAGCGACAGGGCCTGGCCCGGCGGATGTGGCGAACCGTGCAGGCGTGGGTGGACGGACCGTCGCCGATCACGGTCAACGCTTCCCGGCATGCGCTTGCGGTCTACCGCAAGTTCGGATTCGAGGCGATCGCCGGGGAAGTCAGCGAGCACGGCATCGTGTTCACGCCGATGGAGTGGAGACCCGACGGCGAAGTGTGA
- the pxpB gene encoding 5-oxoprolinase subunit PxpB, translating to MNDSFVCDIEALADDAWLLRFGDRLDPQLNDRVHAIARRLGEHRPHWLRGLVPAFASLGVFFDPAADPARIHEELLALLALDEAPVVGTSAQASRTVEIPVVYGGEFGPDLETAAAELQLTPQQLIARHSGGEYTVAMIGFAPGFPYLAGLDPALALPRLATPRARVAAGSVAIGGAQTGIYPRESPGGWRLLGRTPKVLFDPARATPSLLLPGDRVRFVAIQAGRFADAGQ from the coding sequence GTGAACGATTCGTTCGTCTGCGACATCGAAGCGCTCGCAGACGACGCCTGGCTGCTTCGCTTTGGCGACCGGCTCGACCCGCAGCTCAATGACCGCGTGCATGCGATTGCACGCCGGCTGGGCGAACACAGGCCGCATTGGCTGCGCGGGCTGGTGCCGGCGTTCGCCAGCCTGGGCGTGTTCTTCGATCCGGCTGCCGATCCGGCGCGGATCCACGAGGAGTTGCTGGCATTGCTCGCGCTGGACGAGGCACCGGTGGTTGGTACGAGCGCGCAGGCATCGCGGACGGTCGAGATTCCCGTGGTCTACGGCGGGGAGTTCGGCCCGGACCTGGAAACCGCGGCGGCAGAGCTGCAGCTGACGCCGCAGCAACTGATCGCGCGCCATTCCGGCGGCGAATACACAGTGGCGATGATCGGCTTCGCACCTGGCTTCCCCTATCTGGCGGGGCTGGATCCGGCGCTGGCGCTACCACGCCTGGCGACGCCGCGGGCCCGCGTGGCGGCCGGCAGCGTCGCCATCGGCGGCGCCCAGACCGGCATCTACCCGCGCGAGAGCCCGGGCGGCTGGCGCCTGCTCGGGCGCACGCCGAAGGTACTGTTCGATCCCGCGCGGGCGACGCCCTCGTTGCTGCTGCCGGGCGATCGGGTGCGCTTCGTCGCCATCCAGGCAGGGCGTTTCGCGGACGCAGGCCAATGA
- the greB gene encoding transcription elongation factor GreB, whose product MSRWRPPAEKSTALITRGGHDRLKSELDELWRIKRPEVVKALAAAAAEGDRSENAEYTYRKKQLGEIDRRVRYLSKRLPSLRIVDTVPTDPEAVFFGARVEVENVASGESQRYRIVGPDETDARAGWISIDSPLARAMLKKRLDDEFEAMLPGGAARFVIVDVGYGDDAG is encoded by the coding sequence ATGTCCCGCTGGCGTCCCCCTGCCGAGAAAAGCACCGCCCTGATCACCCGTGGCGGGCACGATCGCCTCAAGTCCGAGCTCGATGAGCTGTGGCGCATCAAGCGTCCGGAGGTGGTCAAGGCGCTGGCGGCGGCCGCCGCCGAGGGCGACCGCTCCGAGAACGCCGAGTACACATATAGAAAGAAGCAGCTCGGCGAGATCGACCGGCGCGTGCGCTACCTGAGCAAGCGCCTGCCCTCGCTGCGCATCGTCGATACCGTGCCGACCGATCCGGAAGCGGTGTTCTTCGGCGCGCGCGTGGAAGTGGAAAACGTCGCCAGCGGCGAAAGCCAGCGCTATCGCATCGTCGGCCCGGACGAGACCGATGCGCGTGCAGGCTGGATCAGCATCGATTCGCCACTGGCGCGGGCGATGCTCAAGAAGCGGCTCGACGACGAATTCGAAGCGATGCTGCCCGGCGGCGCCGCGCGTTTCGTCATCGTCGACGTCGGGTACGGTGATGACGCCGGCTGA
- a CDS encoding biotin-dependent carboxyltransferase family protein produces MRRSRPGLRVLRPGLLTTVQDLGRTDWRHLGVAHAGALDSDAARLGNRLVGNRAGAAVLELTLHGPTLQLEAPMRIALTGAAVSAHFDGEPVPCGRPVLLPAGTLDLGAIRGGARAWLAIAGGIDVPDVLGSRSTDLRGGFGGLDGRALRSGDRLALGDAPAAECTRLQTVRWWIDPGHDEDPRAPIHYLPSTHAWSAPLARRAWKVSASSNRQGLRLQGDALPTPQADGISEPVAPGTIQLPPDGQPIILLADAQTVGGYPRLGHVIAADLPRLAQCIPGQTLHFAAVDATTAYRLACAARARVARIGVMIDARVPAV; encoded by the coding sequence ATGAGAAGATCCCGCCCTGGCCTGCGCGTGCTGCGCCCGGGCTTGCTCACCACCGTGCAGGACCTTGGCCGCACGGATTGGCGTCACCTCGGCGTTGCCCACGCCGGAGCGCTCGACAGCGACGCGGCGCGACTGGGCAATCGCCTGGTCGGCAACCGCGCCGGTGCCGCCGTGCTGGAACTGACCCTGCACGGCCCGACGCTGCAGCTGGAAGCACCCATGCGCATCGCCCTGACCGGCGCCGCGGTATCGGCGCACTTCGACGGCGAACCGGTTCCCTGCGGTCGCCCGGTGCTGCTGCCGGCAGGCACGCTCGACCTCGGCGCGATCCGTGGCGGCGCCCGCGCATGGCTGGCGATTGCCGGTGGCATCGACGTGCCCGACGTGCTCGGAAGCCGCAGCACCGACCTGCGCGGCGGCTTCGGCGGCCTGGACGGACGCGCGCTGCGCAGTGGCGACAGGCTGGCGCTGGGCGACGCCCCTGCGGCCGAATGCACGCGCCTGCAAACCGTGCGCTGGTGGATCGACCCCGGTCACGACGAAGACCCGCGCGCGCCGATCCACTACCTGCCTTCGACGCACGCCTGGTCAGCGCCGCTGGCGCGACGCGCTTGGAAGGTCAGCGCCAGCAGCAACCGCCAGGGCCTGCGGCTACAGGGCGACGCATTGCCGACACCGCAGGCCGACGGCATCTCCGAACCGGTCGCGCCGGGCACGATCCAGCTGCCGCCCGACGGCCAGCCGATCATCCTGCTGGCCGATGCCCAGACCGTCGGCGGCTACCCGCGCCTGGGCCATGTCATCGCCGCCGACCTGCCGCGGCTGGCGCAGTGCATTCCGGGACAGACCCTGCACTTCGCTGCCGTCGATGCCACCACCGCCTACCGTCTGGCTTGCGCGGCGCGGGCACGGGTCGCCAGAATCGGGGTGATGATCGACGCGCGCGTGCCCGCGGTCTGA
- a CDS encoding dienelactone hydrolase family protein, with translation MAHWIDLDTPHGPVRAWRAEPTGPSKGAVIVLQEIFGANAHIRSVAERFAAAGFVALAPSLYDPVAPGAELDYDEAGTQRGAALRNELGFDRAVDIISEAADELHREGLRVGVVGFCWGGSLAFLANTRLGLPAVSYYGARTVPFLDEPLRARMMFHFGENDSSIPAEVIEQHRSKQPGAVVYVYAGAGHAFNRDVDNHVHDPASAELAWRRTLDFLAENLR, from the coding sequence ATGGCCCACTGGATCGATCTGGACACCCCGCATGGCCCGGTCAGGGCCTGGCGCGCCGAACCGACCGGCCCCTCGAAGGGCGCGGTGATCGTGTTGCAGGAGATTTTCGGCGCCAACGCCCACATCCGCAGCGTCGCCGAGCGCTTCGCCGCGGCAGGCTTCGTCGCCCTTGCCCCGTCGCTGTACGACCCGGTGGCGCCCGGCGCCGAGCTGGATTACGACGAGGCCGGTACGCAGCGCGGTGCTGCCCTGCGCAACGAACTGGGATTCGACCGCGCGGTCGACATCATCAGCGAGGCGGCCGATGAGCTGCACCGCGAGGGACTGCGCGTCGGCGTGGTCGGATTCTGCTGGGGCGGCAGCCTGGCGTTCCTGGCCAACACGCGCCTGGGACTGCCGGCGGTGTCTTATTACGGCGCGCGCACGGTGCCCTTCCTCGACGAACCGTTGCGTGCGCGGATGATGTTCCACTTCGGCGAAAACGACAGCAGCATCCCGGCCGAGGTGATCGAGCAGCATCGCAGCAAGCAGCCCGGCGCGGTCGTATACGTCTATGCCGGCGCCGGGCATGCTTTCAATCGCGACGTCGACAACCACGTCCACGACCCTGCCAGCGCCGAACTGGCCTGGCGTCGCACCCTCGATTTCCTGGCGGAGAACCTGCGATGA
- the rimO gene encoding 30S ribosomal protein S12 methylthiotransferase RimO gives MSLANPKVGFVSLGCPKALVDSERILTQLRVEGYDIVQTYDDADVVVVNTCGFIDSAVTESLDAIGEAIAENGKVIVTGCLGKKPEQIREAHPGVLSISGPQDYGSVMSAVHAALPPKHDPFLDLVPDTGIKLTPKHYAYLKISEGCNHRCSFCIIPSMRGDLVSRPVDQVLREAEKLAMGGVKELLVISQDTSAYGVDVKYAQHEWRGKSYQTRMKALCEGLSELGIWTRLHYVYPYPHVDDIIPLMAETGANGMRKLLPYLDIPFQHASPRVLKLMKRPGAVDKTLERIQRWRAIAPDITIRSTFIVGFPGETEAEFEELLDFLDEAQLDRVGAFAYSPVEGASANALPDPVPEEVKAERLARFMERQAEISAAKLEAKVGTTQRCLVDALDGELAIARSMADAPEIDGLVQIQNGFMAGLKPGEFVDVEIMGSDEHDLFGEVAFDD, from the coding sequence ATGTCCCTAGCCAATCCCAAAGTCGGTTTCGTCAGCCTCGGTTGCCCCAAGGCGCTGGTCGATTCCGAACGCATCCTCACCCAGTTGCGCGTGGAGGGCTACGACATCGTCCAGACCTACGACGATGCCGACGTGGTCGTGGTCAACACCTGCGGCTTCATCGACTCGGCCGTGACCGAGTCGCTGGATGCGATCGGCGAGGCGATCGCCGAGAACGGCAAGGTGATCGTCACCGGCTGCCTGGGCAAGAAGCCCGAGCAGATCCGCGAGGCGCACCCGGGCGTACTGTCGATCAGCGGGCCGCAGGACTACGGCAGCGTGATGAGCGCGGTGCATGCCGCACTGCCGCCCAAGCACGATCCGTTCCTCGATCTGGTCCCCGACACCGGCATCAAGCTCACGCCCAAGCACTACGCCTACCTGAAGATCTCCGAAGGCTGCAATCACCGTTGCAGCTTCTGCATCATCCCATCGATGCGCGGCGACCTGGTCAGCCGTCCGGTCGACCAGGTGCTGCGCGAAGCCGAAAAGCTGGCGATGGGCGGGGTCAAGGAATTGCTGGTGATCTCGCAGGACACTTCGGCCTACGGCGTCGACGTCAAGTACGCGCAGCACGAGTGGCGCGGCAAGTCCTACCAGACGCGGATGAAGGCGCTGTGCGAGGGGCTGAGCGAGCTGGGCATCTGGACCCGACTGCACTATGTGTATCCGTACCCGCACGTCGACGACATCATCCCGCTGATGGCCGAAACCGGCGCCAACGGCATGCGCAAGCTGCTGCCGTACCTGGACATCCCGTTCCAGCACGCCAGCCCGCGCGTGCTCAAGCTGATGAAGCGCCCGGGCGCGGTCGACAAGACGCTGGAGCGCATCCAGCGCTGGCGCGCGATCGCACCGGACATCACCATCCGCTCGACCTTCATCGTCGGTTTCCCCGGCGAGACCGAGGCCGAGTTCGAAGAGCTGCTCGACTTCCTCGACGAAGCCCAGCTCGACCGCGTCGGCGCGTTCGCCTATTCGCCGGTCGAGGGCGCCAGCGCCAACGCGCTGCCCGATCCGGTGCCGGAAGAGGTCAAGGCCGAGCGCCTGGCGCGCTTCATGGAGCGGCAGGCGGAGATTTCCGCGGCCAAGCTCGAGGCCAAGGTCGGCACCACCCAGCGCTGCCTGGTCGATGCGCTCGACGGCGAACTGGCGATCGCGCGCTCGATGGCCGACGCGCCGGAGATCGATGGCCTGGTGCAGATCCAGAACGGCTTCATGGCCGGCCTCAAACCGGGCGAGTTCGTCGACGTCGAGATCATGGGCAGCGACGAGCACGACCTGTTCGGCGAAGTCGCCTTCGACGACTGA
- a CDS encoding outer membrane beta-barrel protein: MGKFKILVLALAMAGASTAASAAEGSGVYVRGEVGNSTLYVDGDSAVDTAMNGWLGYSFNSLIGVEAHYGSLGKDSDQGSTIEMNATGIGLRLKHEFAGGGYYIAGRAGMERVESQFTDNSFGVHLTEEDDNPYAGLGMGYNVNQNFALTAYWDTRTVPFFVDDERVDTLTVGGEYRF, translated from the coding sequence ATGGGGAAGTTCAAGATCCTGGTCCTGGCGCTCGCCATGGCCGGTGCAAGCACTGCCGCGTCGGCTGCCGAGGGGTCGGGAGTCTATGTGCGTGGTGAAGTCGGCAATTCCACGCTGTATGTCGATGGCGACTCCGCTGTCGATACCGCGATGAACGGCTGGCTCGGTTACAGCTTCAACTCGCTGATCGGTGTCGAGGCCCATTACGGCTCGCTCGGCAAGGACAGCGACCAGGGCTCGACCATCGAAATGAACGCAACCGGCATCGGCCTGCGCCTGAAGCACGAGTTCGCCGGCGGCGGTTACTACATCGCCGGTCGCGCGGGCATGGAGCGCGTCGAAAGCCAGTTCACCGACAACAGCTTCGGCGTCCATCTCACCGAAGAAGACGACAACCCGTACGCCGGCCTGGGCATGGGCTACAACGTCAACCAGAACTTCGCCCTGACCGCTTACTGGGACACGCGCACCGTGCCGTTCTTCGTCGATGACGAACGCGTCGATACGCTGACGGTCGGCGGCGAATACCGCTTCTGA
- a CDS encoding HIT family protein has protein sequence MNRSGNPGAWQLHAQLAEDTHPVAHFALSELRLMDDANHPWLILIPRVVDAVELVDLDEAQQATLMGEISAASRALQVQFKPQKINVAALGNVVPQLHVHVIARFHDDIAWPRPVWGTASAQAYTPEALVARIQQLQGALPQ, from the coding sequence ATGAATCGCTCTGGTAACCCGGGCGCCTGGCAGCTGCATGCGCAGCTGGCCGAGGACACGCATCCGGTCGCCCATTTCGCCCTGAGCGAACTGCGGCTGATGGACGATGCAAACCACCCCTGGCTGATCCTGATCCCGCGCGTGGTCGACGCGGTCGAGCTGGTCGACCTCGACGAGGCGCAGCAGGCCACGCTGATGGGCGAGATCAGCGCTGCCAGCCGTGCACTGCAGGTGCAGTTCAAGCCGCAGAAGATCAACGTCGCCGCGCTCGGCAACGTCGTGCCGCAACTGCACGTCCATGTCATCGCACGGTTCCATGACGACATCGCCTGGCCGCGGCCGGTCTGGGGCACCGCCAGCGCCCAGGCCTATACGCCCGAAGCGCTGGTGGCGCGCATCCAGCAACTGCAGGGCGCCCTGCCGCAGTGA